One Lepus europaeus isolate LE1 chromosome 4, mLepTim1.pri, whole genome shotgun sequence genomic window, ctggcttcggactggtgcagctccagccattgcggccatctggagagtgaaccaacggaaggaagacctctctctgtctcttcctctcactgtaattctacctcccaaataaataaaatcttaaaaacaaacaaacaaaaaagagccaTGACTGACTACATGTCCTTCTTAACTTTCTTTGGTCCAATGAACCCAAGAAAACTCCTTGTGAAGGGTACAAACCAGCAGATTATACTAGGCCAGGGCATGATACTGGTCAGCCTCAAACTCTCTTAACATGGCTGCCTACGATTTCTCAGACACTGCAGTTTAAGGTGATAAAAAGGATGGACGGGGCAACTGAGTTTATCTCACTGCAGTAGTCTGGATAGATGCTTGCAATGTACTTGCTACCATGGTTTTATCAAGTCCTGCTTTCTCAGCACACTGTGCCAGTAGAGTCATCCTGGGCCCATGGGGGAAGTATTCCTACTGGAGCGTCTGCATTCCAGCACGAATAAACACAACCACCAGCTCAGTtctactattatttatttttttaaatatttttgaaaaaatataatttttttacaatattttcaacttaaacACTATTCACACTGAACAcgtatggcagcttaacctacccaAATATGAAGTTTAAGAAGCCAAAACTGTTCTAGCTTTGTTAAAAGAAAAGTTGTGCTGTAGACTGTTGTGACGGTTAACAAAGCAAGGAAAAGCGCCACTCAAATCATGTCACAGTCTCTTTGTTCAACTGGATTCTGGGATGCTGTTGGTCATATGTTAGACTTCCCAAGGGCATATTTATGATGTAATTCTCAAGTTACATACTTCCTCAGATGTAACATTAGGAGAATTCAGTATTTCTAACATGATAATAcaccacaaaagccaggactagTTCTCAACTGATCAACTGTTACCTTATAACCTCAGTAACCAAAGAAGGCAAAAAGTaaggggtaaaaaaaaaagattatttttgataGGGACAAATGTAAATTTAAGTCTTAACTGAGAAATGTGCTAAGCAATTAGAACTTAATttaaatttactcatttttaaaaaaggttttgggaTTAACAAGTGTGAGTTAACCATACAGGACCAGTTCAGTCTCAAAGCTGACCAGTTAGTAAGATCTAGAGGTTGTTTCATTTGGTGCTTTGTCACGACTTGACTGGTGCTTTTTTCCTTGCTTTCTTCACATCAAGCCAAGGGGCCAGTTCTACTTTCAGTAAATGTTTGAGAGCTTTTTACTTAATAACAGTCTCAGCACTTTTATTAAGCATGCAAGACTAACAAAAACTTTGGCAATGCATAAGTGTAACACAGTGACAAGAGAGAGCTTTTACAATTAAGTCTTCTAATACTGCCTTCACAGTGTGGAAATTGTGCTACATCCACCAAAAGAGGGCCCCGTCTACTCAAATATTTTAGTACTTCACCCCAGGAACAAACTCCTTTGCATTTGGATTCAGATTGCTCTTGACCTGGAAAATAAGTACATAGAAAAGCAAGTTCATTACAGACGGCTTCAGATACACAGAGGCATTCAACCTAGATCCACATGCAAAAATATCTtccaaaaaaaatgagaaaagcaaaaaGTCAAGAATATATGCTTACAGTTAACCCAAAAAGTCTACAGCAAAGGAGGAAGCAGATGtaaattatatattgtataatatcaACCTTCTAAAGAAGACACAGGAATTGAAATTGTTTGCTTACTTGTATTTAGAAACTCACTAACTTGCTTCACATAAGCTGAAGAAATAGCCCTGAACAAGTTAACTATATTTAACTTTCTTGATGCTTTTAGACCTTGTGAATATGTTAAAACAAATGTTGAAATTATGATTAAAGTTAAGTGCAAAGTTGTTGATACATTAATTTTATGATCCCCATCAAAAAATACAGAACTGTCTTTCTACAGCTGCTATATTTTAATTCCCACGGGAAGCATGGTATGTCACAGGAAAAGGGAAGTACATGGGAGCTAGAAGACACTAAGACTGAAATCCCAGCtctcctccagcttcctgtgtaAGCTGGGATAAATCACTCTCTGAGGGACTCTTATTTTTCTGTAAGTTAAGGAAAAAGGAGAGTGACGAATGGCCTAATCATGTGTCGAAGAGCCTCCAGAGACTTGTATCATTATTCTGTGTCTCTGAACCTTTACTTTCCTAAGCAGAAATGTCAGTGTACAGGAAGAAGAGCTGGAAATTCCCCTTTATTACATTTTGGATTGCAAGTTGGTAAAGCTGAAATGTAAGGTTGCTGGCAGGCTTTTAAATGGGACTAGACTCCTATGTCGCTTAGTTTAAGACCAAAGCATATTCAAACATTTTGGAGcaattatttttagtttcataATTTATACACAACAATTTCCTTGGACAGGATATAGTCTTCCTTCCCCCAAGGGAAatatatctgtattttaaaactgTAAGGTTTAAATTAAAATGCAGTATTCTTCAATGTACAAACTTGGCAGTTGAACAAGAATGAGAATGaattaaagtaatctaaaatagTCTGAGGAGAAATCAGTTTTTGCATTATGGAATTACACTGACTCTAAACATTAAGTCTAGCAAAGAGCTTTTATTCCTTTCGAGCTATCAACATGATTTCTAACATGGGTACTCAGATCATACTGTCATTTATTCCAGCCAAGGCCCTGCCGCAGTGTAAATCCCAGTTCTTAATATCGTCCTTTAGAGAAAGGACTTACCCTACAGGGTAGGCTGACTGATACCTCTGGAGTGCTACTGAAAACTCAACAGGCCTAGCACACTGACCCTGACACAGGACTAAGGAActgacttttgtttttaatgccTAACAGGTAAATATGATGTGTAGATTAGGAACCACTGCACAGTGAAcagaagaaataacaaaatacagTTCAGAGTTCACTGGGTAAATTCCAGAAAGCTATTCTGTATACGCAGCTACAGACTGtaaaaacagacagaaaggttaATACTTGGATTTGATTTCACAAAATTATTTAATGTTAATTTAGGTGATCAAACCATCAGATACCATTCTACTTTAGTGCTAATGTTTAGTTATCACAATTCCACATATTTTTACTGCAAATACATTGTCAGTGATGAGACACGAAGAGTAACTAAAAATGCAAATCTAAGTGTGAGTCTTCTCCTGCGAAGAGCTTGTAAAATTCCTCATTAAATCACAGGTCTAAGTGAACTGTGTGCTACCAGTGAAAAGTCCGTCACGAAATGATCTCTAAAATTATACCTTCCAAATGAAATTGTGAAATATCTCCAAATTTTTAAGATAAGATGAAAACTTCTCCATCAAGCTACTTTTGAATAGGCAAGTCACATGGTAATACTATTTTTCCTTTGACTAACTTTTAAGACATTTTAATATCCTAGGGCAACATCATGACTAAAAAGAGCTGTCTAGCAGTCTGTTAATGGTCTAAGGCTAGCTCCACCGTGTTGCCAGAAGTCACACCATGTCACAAGTGAAACTGGGAGACCCTTGCTTCCACTCTAAGAAGTAGCGCAGTTTCTGAAGGGGAAAGAGGCAGAACTCTTCTTACACAGATGGCGGCTGGCTTTTCCACTTATGGTAAAGATGAACTAGGatctaaaaagatgaaaaataactttttaccACAAGATCTTCCAGAGAAGAGCCATCACTGATAACAAGGTCATTAAACTGGTCTTGGATTTGGTCCATAGTCTGTGGGAGATCTCGAGCTGGAATAAACCACTcgtgctcttcttcttcttccagcATTTCTTGGAAACAGCGTTCAATAAATTCTTCTTCCCATAACTCCTCTTCTATCTAGATTTATAATAAATTAAGGATAATTTACAGCACATATGGTAGGACATTTCTGGaaaaagctcaaaatattttgaactaagccatttaaaaacacaatgtcatactttctcctctgcttctgtGCTAAGGGGAAAAATACTTACCATCAAGACCCAGAAGATCTATTGAGGGTTTTTTCCATGTCTTTATTTAGATAACAACTTTCTTTTATTCACTGATGGTGGCAAGGAATGAGTAACAAATAAAAGAATGCTTGAAGGAATGTGTATTTGACTTATCTGTGATAATTTGATACTTAAAACTGGGTGGGCATGTATTAGAGAGCAGTAAATATCCTGGGAGTATTAGAGTAcacaggtttgaatcctgacAACCCTCtccatttcagcttcttgctaatgaggaCTCtgagaagtagcaggtgatgactcaagtagctggttccctgccactcacataggagtctcagattgagttcctggctcctggctttggcttgggccaagcccagctgttaagggcatttaggaagtgaactggcagacggGAGATTCCTCTTTTTGtccctctgccttacaaataaataaaataaattttaaaaactacacaaTCCCTAATACCAAACCCAATAATAACCAAAACCAAACTTTCTAAGGAATAAAGTCAAggcacatttttgtttttgtttttttaaattttatttatttgaaaggtgtgtgtgcgcatgcattcgtgtacacacatacacacacacacagatctttcatgtgctggttcatttcccaaatgtctgcaccaggtggagctgggtcaggccaaattaggagcctggaactcaatctgggtcttccacacggtgGCAAGGAAACACATACTTGCgccaccatttgctgcctcccagagtgcacattagcagaaagctggaattaaaagtggagctggaactagaacccgggcactctgctaCACCAAATACTCACTCCTGGGTAATCAatcaaacaaaaacccacaaatgATTCTCACTGAAATAAGACTGtttgggggtcagcactgtggaacagtaggttaagctgccccctgtgatgccaacatcccatatgagcaccagtttgagtcccagctgctctttcagtccagctccctgccaacacacctgataaagcagtgaaaatggcccaagtccttgggctcctgccaaccacatgggagacctggatgaagttcctggcttctggcttcagaatgtCCCAACCCTAGGCATTGCAGGCAttaaggagtgaaacagcagatctaagattttctctctctctctgtgacttttcctttcaaataaataaataaatcttaaggaaaaaatacaaccattttatttctgaatatctAACATTGTACATGGAGAAACCAAGCTGGCTACTGACTACCAAACCCATGATAAGGGAGAAATTTTAAGATGGGAACAGATGCCAGAGACATGAGAATTAAAGAGAATATTTGCCACTGTATGAGAGTTGACAGATTTCCGAGGGTAAAATACACTGATGATGTAAGGTGAAAAACAGCTTAACTGCACCGGGAGATCTCTTGTCTGCTCCTGATTCTTGAATTTTATTGACTGGCATTACAATACAGTAATCTGACTGGTACAAGGCAGTGGTTTCCAAACCTAATGCTGACTGGAACCAGCTGGGAGTTTTTGAAAAACACTTTCCCAGGTTCCACCCTAGTCCTGAATCAGAATCTCTAGGGTGGGACCTGGAAACAAGCTCTCCAAGTAATCTCAATGAGCAGTTAAACACTGTCGCAGTCAGCAAACAAAATAGAGGAGTACACGCATATAAatctatgccagcatcccatatgggccctggtttgagtcctggctgctccacttccaatctagcaccctgctaaatgcctgagaaaaacagaggaaagtggtccaagtacttgggtctttgccacccacgtgggacacctggaatgaagcttgtggcttctggcttcagcctggccaagtgccagccattgtggccacctgtgggagtaaaccagcagatggaagatctctctgtctctccttctctctttgtaactctttcaaatacataaatcaatgttttaaaaattacaaaataaaaaaacacatttcagaaATAAGTATAATCATATTATTTGAGCGCTGTAATGGGATACATAAAAGAACATGTTTGCAAAACTAACTTGTCTGTTGAATTCCTCTTCATTCTCCATCCACATGTATTCTGCAAACGGATTGTCATCTTCATGAGAATGACCGTTAATAATCACATCTTCATTGATGATGCTTGGGCTAGTACTGCTGCGACTTGGATCTTTCATGGTTGGCGTTGCTTGTCGTTTTtaaccttaaaagaaaaacaatctagTTAATTTATGCATTCTTTTAGTAAGTATTTATTATTACTAGGCAtcaagtcttttctttttaaaaatttatttatttatagagagagtgaggcacagagagcgagtgtgcctgcacacacaacgatttttccacctgctggttcacttcttaaatggcccCAAAAaccagctgggctaggccaaaggtaggagccagggactccatgctgatctcccatatgggtggcaagggctcaagtacttgggtcatattctgctgctttcccaggttcatcagcagggacctggattggagaTGAAGAAACCATGACTCAAAgtagcactccaatataggatgctggtatcacaaatggtggcttaaccttcagCACCCAAAGCCAGCTCCCATGATGTCTTACAGAGACACATGATATATTAAGAAACTGGAAAGCTTCCTATATTTTTCCAAATGATTTTAAGAAAcagttgaggggccagcgctgtggcgcactaggttaatcctctgcctacggcactggcaATCCATATAGGcggcggttctagtcccagctgctcctcttccagtgcagctctctgctatggcctgggaaagcagcagaagatggcccaagtgcttgggccccagcacccgcatgggagaccgggaggaagcacctggctcctggcttcagatcggcgcaactccggccattgtggccacctggggagtgaaccaacggacagaagacctttctgtctctcactgtccgtaactctgcctgtcaaataaataaataaaatcttaaaaaaagaaaaaaagagggctggcgccgcggctcactaggctaatcgtccaccttgcggcgctggcacaccgggttctagtcctggtcggggtgccggattctgtcccggttgccactcttccaggccagctctctgctgtggcctgggaaggcagtggaggatggcccaagtgcttgggccctgcaccccatgggagaccaggagaagcacctggctcctgccatcggatcagcgcggtgcgctggccacggcggccgttggagggtgaacgaacggcaaaggaagacctttctctctgtctctctctcactgtccactctgcctgtccaaaataataataagaagaagaagaagaaaaagaaaaaaagaaaccgtTAGTTTCTGATAACTGCAAATGTTTACATGGAATCTCCAAACCATCCCATTTATTCTATATTTGGGTATCCCTTGCTTTACAAAAACAAGTATGCTCTAGAAAAATCAGCCATTAAGTGAAGTAATGAggagcaaatattttttcttctttttttttttttttggacaggcagagtggcagagtggacagtgagagagagagacagagagcaaatacttttaaaaactgatttaaaagATTCACAGATTGGAAGTGAAAACTAACAAACTTTTAATAACCTCTTAGTTCCTCTCTCAAAATGCAACTCTGGAACTCTCCTTCATGCCCACATTCTGTATgcttagtctttttctttttcttaaagatatttgtttatttcaaagtcagagttacacagagagagaggtcttctatctgccggttcactccccaactggttgcaatggccagagctgcgcttatcaggagccaggagcttcttctgggtcacccacatgggtgcaggcccaaggacttggaccatcttctactgctttcccaggccatagcagagagctggattgaaagtggagcagccaggacttgaaccagtgcccatatgggatgccggcactgcaggcagtggctttacccgctatgccacagcaccggccccctctgtATGCTTTTTCTATGGGTCTATGTTAAGCTATTCCATGTCTCCATTTCCCTGTTGTACACTGAGTTTCAGGCAACCAGTGATGAGTAACGTACAGCAAATAGCAAACATGAACAATTTCTGCATTGAACAGAGCCTAGGTCAGCCTTTTACTCACTGTCAGTTAACAACCTCTGGCTTCAGTATAAATAATTtatgaagaaaaggaaattattttcagTTGAGCAGTCTTTGGAAAATAAATCATAACTGAACCCACCAAAATGAAATACAGCCTTGGTACTAATCTTACACGGTGAGACAGCCGAGGGAAGGAACAACAGCTTACCAGATTGTTTGCTACAGCCAGCCAATGAACACCAGAAAGGTACGGATTGTCCACTTCTTTAATGCTGGCAAGCCTAAGTAGTCATTGGGCTAAATGAATCTTACTATGTGGCAATATGTTagatttttacttttcttctctGACCTGTTCTTATCTCTGTAAAGTGTGTCCTTTGTATGTTCATGTCTTACTCTCTTTGTAAAAGCTGatagaggggcaggtgtttgactaacagttaagacactaccTGGGACATCTGTGTCTCATATTCTCTGCTTTGGATTTAGCTCCTGCTGAGGAACATGTTaagaggcagcaggcaggccggtgccatggctcacttggttaatcttccgcgtgcgatgccggcatcccatatgggcaccgggttctagtcctggttgctcctcttccagtccagctctctgctgtggcctgagagggcagtggaggatggcccaagtgcttgggcccctgcacccgcatgggagaccaggaagaagcttctggcttcagatcggcgcagcgccggccgtagcagccatttggggagtgaaccaacggaaggaagacctttctgtttctgtctataactctacctgaagaaaagaaaaaaagaaaaagagaaaaagaaaggaagaaagaggcagcaggcaaaggctcaagtacttggtttcttgctcctcatatggaggcctggattgagttttggacacttggctttagcctgccccagcctcaactgttgcggttttttgaggagtgaaccagtggatggaagatctgtttctgcctttcaaataaatgaaaataaatatattttaaaaattgagatataGTTCATATACCATAAAATCTGCCGTTTTACATTATCTGGCCCAGTGGTTTTTATAAGATTATGCAACCATCACAATGACATAATCCCAGAACGTTTTCAGACCTCTAAAAAGaaaccctggggctggtgctgtggctcacttggttaatcctctgcctgcggtgcgggcatcctatatgggcgttggttctggtcctggctgctcttcttccagtccagctctctgctatggcctgggaaagcaaaataaaatggctcaagtgcttgggcccctgtacccacatggcagaccaggaagaagcacctggctcctggcttcggatcagtgtagctccggccactgtgggcatttggggactgaaccaacggaaggaagacctttctctctctctctctcactgtctgtaactctacctgtcaaataaataaataaaatcttaaaaataaaaaaaaaaggaaaccctgCCTCCATTAGCAAACATTCCCCATTCACCCTAGTCTCTGGGAACCACCAATCTTCCATCTCTATGAActcgagctgggccaatctgaagccaggagccaggagcttcctttaggtctcccatgtgggtgcaggagcccaaggacttgggccatcttccactgctttcctaggctggagcagagagctggattgaaaatggagcagcagggattcgaactgccgcccatatgggataatggcactgcaggtgacagctttactactaccccacagcaccggcctgccTTTCGGCTATTATAGATAGTTCTATCAACATCTGTGTTCAAGTTTTATTTGAACATGCTTCCAGTTCTTGGGTGTATACTTATAAGTATGTTCTATTAATGTTCATATTTCAGCTGTACATCACAATTGTGATGGAAAAAATGAGTGGGAAAGGTGACTGACTCCCTCTTGACCAGCAAACACATGCCTCACTCCAAATCCTTTCCTCAAAAGAGACcacagttaatattttttttaacgtATTTCCCTCTAAAAGTACATGCATATGCAGTAAGAGTAAAAATGCTGCATTTAAGAACTTTACCACCAGGgccagtgcaagtcccagctgctccacttccgatctagctctctgctatggccttggaaaacagtagaatatggccactgcacttgtgtgggagacctataagaagctcctggttcctggctttggatcagcccacctccagccactgtggccatttggggagtgaaccagtggatggaagccctttctctctctctctgcctttcaaataaatcagtcaatcttaaaaaacaacttaAATTTTGGTATAATGATAAAAGTTATACAAAATAGCAGAATGTGAACTGTGAAGTACAAGTTACTTGTATTATTTTTAacggttgatttatttatttgactttgattttttttcaggttgatttatttatttgaaaagagagagagagagaaagaatgtgtcttccatctgctggttcactccccagatggccgcaatagccagtgatgggccaggctgaatccagcagcttattccaggtctcccacatggaggcaaggacccaaagacttggggccattttacactgcttttcctaggccattagcatgaACTAGAcaagaagtggggcagcaggtctcaaactggtgcccatacagaatgccagcattgcaagtggcagctttacctaccatgccacaatgctggctccacaatCTAAAGGTCCCAACACCAAGGGAAatgtttaatgaagaaaaaaaaaggtcataaTTCAGTAATAgaacttaattttttgaaataatgcaCTGTActggtcatttaaaatttttatttatttactttactttatttgaaaggtacacacacacacacacacagacatcctTATATTCTAacgactggttcactctccaaatattcaCAACAGTCAAGGGTAGACCAGtctgaagcaggagcccagaactcaatccagatctcccgcaTAGGTGGCAAGGGTCTAAGTACTTCAgacatcacctgcagcctcccagagtgtacaggaagctgtattagaagtggaggaagccggagctgtggctcaacaggctaatcctccaccttgcggcgccagcacactgggttctagtcgttggggcgccggattctctcccggttgcccctcttccaggccagctctctgctgtggccagggagtgcagtggaggatggcccaagtgcttgggccctgcaccccatgggagaccaggagaagcacctggctcctggcttcggatcagcatggcgcgctggccgcggcggccattggagggtgaacgaacggcaaaaggaagacctttctctctgtctctctctctctcactgtccactctgcctgtcaaaaaaaaaaaaaaaaaggccggccccgaggctcaataggctaatcctccgccttgcggcgccggcacactgggttcaagtcccggttgaggcgccagattctgtcctggttgcccctcttccaggccagctctctgctatggcccgggaaggcagtggaggatggcccaagtccttggggcctgcacctgcatgggagaccaggagaagcacctggctcctggcttcagatcagcgagatgcgccggccgcggtggccattggagggtgaaccaacggcaaaaaggaaaacctttctctctgtctctctctctctctctctcactatccactctgcctgtcaaaaaaaaaaaaaaaagaagaagtggaggagctgggactcgaaccaggcactctgatatggaaggtgggcatctcaactgctgggccaaatgcctagTCCTTAAACTACACTAGTGCCAACCCCCACTCTGCAGTGTTGAAGACAGCAGTTATATTCCTGGTAAAGGCTGGAGGGAGCGATATGGATGTAACattaaccaaaaaacaaaacaaaacaaaacaaaactgttctaACCTGTCTGGTGGGTCCCTGAATGACTGGCTCAAGTGTCTGCTGTGGTAGGTGGAAGGAGGGCATgggcaacacacacacatttgttggAAACAGTTCAAGGTAAATGTAGTAGAAATATTGGTTGGGAGGAAAGGCTCATGAAGGAAATGCTCTGAGCCCAATGGCTCTGAAAAACTCCCATGTATTCTGGCAACTTAGAAAGCCATGGACATGCCAGTGCTGTTTGTATGCTCAGAAAAAAAACCCTGGCCCTAACTCTTACCTCTGGTG contains:
- the PAIP2 gene encoding polyadenylate-binding protein-interacting protein 2, with protein sequence MKDPSRSSTSPSIINEDVIINGHSHEDDNPFAEYMWMENEEEFNRQIEEELWEEEFIERCFQEMLEEEEEHEWFIPARDLPQTMDQIQDQFNDLVISDGSSLEDLVVKSNLNPNAKEFVPGVKY